In 'Nostoc azollae' 0708, the following are encoded in one genomic region:
- the glyA gene encoding serine hydroxymethyltransferase gives MNNNNSDLLKSADSAVSELINQELQRQRDHLELIASENFTSPSVLAAQGSILTNKYAEGLPGKRYYGGCEFVDKIEQIAIDRAKQLFGAAHANVQPHSGAQANFAVFLTLLEPGDTIMGMDLSHGGHLTHGSPVNVSGKWFKVRHYGVSRETEQLDYDQIRDLALKERPKLLICGYSAYPRIINFEKFRSIANEIGAYLLADIAHVAGLVATGHHPNPLPYCDVVTTTTHKTLRGPRGGLILTPDPELGKKLDKSVFPGTQGGPLEHVIAGKAVAFGEALKPEFTTYSGEVIENARALATQLQNRGLKLVSDGTDNHLILVDLRSIDMTGKKADQLLSGVNITANKNTVPFEPESPFITSGLRLGSPAMTTRGLGATEFREIGDIISDRLLDPGSDKVAKDCKQRVASLCNRFPLYPHLEIPQPVLA, from the coding sequence GTGAATAATAACAACTCAGACCTACTTAAATCCGCCGATTCTGCTGTTAGCGAGTTAATTAACCAAGAACTACAGCGTCAACGTGACCACTTAGAGTTAATTGCCAGTGAGAACTTCACCTCGCCTTCTGTATTAGCGGCTCAAGGCTCTATATTAACCAATAAGTATGCAGAAGGCTTACCAGGTAAACGCTATTATGGCGGTTGTGAATTCGTTGACAAAATTGAGCAAATAGCCATTGACAGAGCTAAACAGTTATTTGGTGCTGCTCATGCTAACGTTCAACCCCATTCTGGCGCACAAGCTAACTTTGCTGTGTTTCTAACTTTGTTAGAACCAGGGGACACAATTATGGGCATGGACTTGTCACACGGTGGACACCTGACCCATGGTTCACCAGTTAATGTTTCCGGTAAGTGGTTTAAAGTACGTCACTATGGCGTGAGTAGGGAAACAGAACAACTGGACTATGACCAAATCCGTGATTTAGCCCTGAAAGAACGTCCTAAGCTGTTAATTTGTGGTTATTCAGCTTATCCCCGGATTATAAACTTTGAAAAATTCCGCAGCATTGCTAATGAAATAGGTGCTTACCTGCTTGCCGATATTGCTCATGTTGCTGGCTTAGTGGCTACAGGACATCATCCCAACCCGCTTCCTTATTGTGATGTAGTAACAACAACAACTCACAAAACTTTACGGGGTCCCAGAGGAGGTTTGATTTTAACCCCTGATCCAGAACTGGGTAAAAAGCTGGATAAATCAGTTTTCCCTGGCACTCAAGGAGGGCCATTAGAACACGTTATTGCTGGTAAAGCAGTAGCTTTTGGTGAAGCTCTCAAGCCAGAGTTTACAACCTATTCTGGTGAAGTAATTGAAAATGCTCGCGCTTTGGCTACCCAACTACAAAATAGGGGGTTAAAGCTAGTATCAGATGGGACTGATAATCATTTAATATTAGTAGATTTACGTTCTATCGACATGACCGGTAAGAAAGCTGATCAGCTACTTAGCGGTGTGAATATTACTGCTAATAAAAATACTGTACCTTTTGAGCCAGAATCACCATTTATTACCAGTGGTCTCAGACTAGGTTCACCGGCAATGACAACAAGGGGTTTAGGTGCAACAGAATTTAGGGAAATTGGTGATATTATTAGCGATCGCTTACTTGACCCAGGTTCAGATAAAGTAGCCAAGGATTGTAAGCAACGAGTAGCATCATTGTGCAATCGCTTCCCCTTGTATCCTCATTTAGAAATTCCCCAGCCAGTTCTAGCGTAA
- a CDS encoding glycosyltransferase family 4 protein: protein MPAQIYHLIAFLIAAIVVLWTIPDVKKIGIKSGHLDKPGGRKVHQRPMVRLGGVSIFAGTFISLLIVWWLGGFANLPPDKEWQVCGVILGGVGFFLIGLTDDLLNLSPLVRLLIQIIVAAGAWKAGVSIDFVTIPTIGIVNLHWLSLPITVIWLVGMVNAINWIDGLDGLAAGVTGIAAVVMLFVSLFMHQPAAALIAAALAGAALGFLRYNFNPAQIFMGDGGSYFMGFTLAAVGVIGLVKVPAFTAVILPYLILAVPIVDMSAVILTRLRRGKLPWVADGHSHLHHRLLRVGLSHRLTVLFIYSLTLWVGSLALAIAGIPSGMTYACASSSLLSLAIWRVWKLSRQS from the coding sequence ATGCCTGCTCAGATTTATCATCTGATTGCCTTCCTTATAGCCGCCATAGTCGTTCTGTGGACTATACCCGATGTCAAAAAAATTGGCATCAAAAGCGGACATTTAGATAAACCTGGAGGCAGAAAAGTTCATCAACGTCCGATGGTACGCCTGGGAGGAGTTTCTATCTTTGCCGGTACATTCATATCCCTGTTAATTGTCTGGTGGTTGGGGGGTTTCGCAAATCTGCCACCGGACAAAGAGTGGCAAGTTTGCGGTGTAATACTAGGTGGTGTAGGCTTTTTTCTCATTGGTTTAACAGACGATTTATTAAACCTATCCCCCTTAGTACGCCTGTTGATACAAATAATTGTGGCAGCTGGTGCATGGAAAGCAGGAGTCAGCATAGATTTCGTTACGATTCCCACAATCGGCATAGTTAATTTACACTGGCTGAGTTTACCGATTACAGTAATTTGGCTAGTAGGAATGGTAAATGCTATCAACTGGATTGATGGTTTAGACGGACTAGCCGCTGGAGTAACTGGAATTGCCGCTGTAGTCATGCTCTTCGTATCCTTATTTATGCATCAACCAGCAGCAGCCTTAATTGCAGCCGCCTTAGCTGGTGCAGCATTAGGATTTCTCCGCTATAACTTCAACCCAGCCCAAATATTTATGGGTGATGGTGGTTCCTATTTTATGGGATTCACTTTAGCCGCTGTGGGTGTAATTGGGTTAGTTAAAGTTCCAGCTTTTACAGCTGTCATATTGCCATATTTGATTTTGGCAGTACCAATTGTTGATATGTCAGCCGTCATTTTAACCCGACTACGCCGGGGTAAATTACCTTGGGTAGCTGATGGACACAGCCATTTACACCATAGACTTTTAAGAGTAGGTTTGTCCCATAGATTAACAGTGTTGTTTATTTATTCTTTAACTCTGTGGGTAGGTAGTTTAGCATTAGCTATTGCTGGCATTCCCAGTGGTATGACTTACGCCTGTGCTTCTAGCTCCTTATTAAGCCTTGCCATCTGGCGAGTTTGGAAACTGTCTCGACAATCCTAA
- a CDS encoding competence/damage-inducible protein A, with translation MSAEIICVGTELLLGDILNSNAKFLAQQLAQLGIPHYYQTVVGDNPERIKQVIEIAASRVQILIFTGGLGPTPDDLTCETIADFFGVPLVENAAIIEDISEKFTQRGRVMSPSNRKQALIPQGAEILPNPTGTAPGIIWQPRPGLTILTFPGVPSEMHRMWSETAVPFLKSQGWGKEIIYSRSLKFWGIGESILAEKVSAYLNLPNPTVAPYAGNGEVRLRISAKASDSTASADLISPIEKQLREIGGLDCYGADDDTLASVVGDLLRSSGETLSVAESCTGGGLGQMLTEISGSSDYFLGGVISYDNSVKVGLLGVNPEDLDKFGAVSATVAEQMAVGVKGRLFTTWGLSITGIAGPTGGNVAKPVGLVYIGLAGSGDEVKSYECRFGAMWHRSFIRYMSACQALDNLRRSLLKR, from the coding sequence ATGAGTGCAGAAATTATTTGTGTCGGTACTGAATTGCTACTAGGAGATATCCTTAACAGCAATGCCAAATTTCTTGCCCAGCAGTTAGCACAACTAGGAATTCCGCACTACTATCAAACAGTAGTTGGGGATAATCCCGAACGAATTAAGCAAGTTATCGAAATTGCTGCTTCCAGAGTGCAAATTCTCATTTTCACTGGTGGTCTTGGCCCTACACCTGATGACCTCACCTGTGAAACCATTGCTGATTTTTTTGGTGTTCCTTTGGTTGAAAACGCCGCAATTATTGAAGATATAAGTGAGAAATTTACCCAACGTGGTCGGGTAATGTCTCCTAGTAACCGTAAACAAGCATTAATTCCCCAAGGTGCAGAAATTTTACCCAACCCTACAGGAACAGCACCAGGTATTATTTGGCAACCCCGACCTGGATTAACAATTCTTACCTTCCCTGGTGTTCCCAGCGAAATGCACCGAATGTGGTCAGAAACAGCAGTACCTTTTCTGAAAAGTCAAGGTTGGGGCAAGGAAATTATTTACAGTCGGAGTTTAAAATTTTGGGGTATTGGTGAATCTATTTTAGCAGAAAAGGTATCTGCTTATCTGAATTTACCTAACCCGACAGTCGCCCCTTATGCGGGTAATGGAGAAGTCAGGCTACGAATTTCTGCTAAAGCATCTGACTCAACAGCCTCAGCAGATTTAATTTCACCAATTGAAAAACAACTTCGGGAAATAGGTGGATTAGATTGTTACGGTGCTGATGATGATACTTTAGCTTCTGTTGTTGGTGACTTATTGCGGTCATCAGGGGAAACTTTATCAGTAGCAGAATCTTGCACTGGTGGTGGACTGGGGCAAATGTTGACGGAAATTTCTGGTAGTTCTGATTACTTTTTGGGTGGAGTAATTTCTTATGACAATTCGGTAAAAGTTGGTTTATTGGGAGTTAACCCAGAAGATTTAGATAAGTTTGGGGCAGTAAGTGCTACTGTAGCAGAACAAATGGCTGTGGGTGTAAAAGGTCGTCTCTTCACCACTTGGGGATTAAGTATTACGGGAATTGCTGGTCCGACTGGGGGAAATGTGGCTAAACCAGTGGGGTTAGTATATATTGGTTTAGCTGGCTCAGGAGATGAAGTGAAAAGTTATGAGTGCAGATTTGGGGCAATGTGGCATCGATCGTTTATTCGTTATATGAGTGCCTGTCAGGCTTTGGATAATTTACGACGTAGTTTATTGAAGCGTTAG
- a CDS encoding glycosyltransferase family 4 protein, whose product MAFWPKKSTTSNPTASRTQEFGDSTDVLRKGTKPISDSKQIYKEKKFTGSGLSTINLSDTAKNNENSVTKSVKVSIITEFFPPDYAATGQLIEELVKQLEQQGVNIEVFTGQPGYAFSTANAPSVEEEGAIRIRRSRSTQVWSGRIRGKAVNGVLFTLRAFLHIIRNFRRHNVFLVTSAPPFLPIAGYLAHLCLKISYVCLIYDLYPDIAIALQVIKRNHWLAGFWRQLNRMMWRKSKGIVVLSPDMKKRVIAICPEVADKVSVIHSWGDPDLIVPIAKEINWFAEEHNLVNKFTVLYSGNMGRCHDMDTILETAKQLRNEPIQFVCIGSGAKRKSFIEAVNKSGVTNFLFLPYQDKQVLPYSLTACDLSLVSVEAGMESLVAPSKLYPALAAGRPIAAICSKYSYLRQLIAEGNCGVCVENGDSLALAEFIRLLNSDRQLAELMGKASRQYLQSNFTPQIIAKEYFQVLQKSHL is encoded by the coding sequence ATGGCATTCTGGCCGAAAAAGTCAACAACTTCTAATCCTACAGCATCGCGAACTCAGGAATTTGGAGATAGTACTGACGTACTAAGGAAAGGTACCAAACCAATTAGTGACAGCAAACAAATTTATAAGGAGAAAAAATTTACAGGATCGGGGTTATCTACCATAAACTTATCTGATACTGCTAAAAATAATGAAAACTCCGTTACAAAATCAGTTAAAGTATCAATAATAACGGAATTCTTTCCACCAGACTATGCGGCTACTGGACAGTTAATTGAAGAACTGGTAAAACAGTTAGAGCAACAAGGGGTAAATATTGAGGTATTTACAGGGCAACCCGGGTATGCTTTTTCGACCGCAAATGCACCGTCAGTTGAGGAAGAAGGTGCTATTCGTATTCGGCGATCACGGTCTACCCAAGTTTGGTCGGGAAGGATTCGTGGCAAAGCAGTAAATGGTGTCCTATTTACATTGCGTGCTTTTCTTCATATTATCAGGAATTTCCGTCGGCACAATGTATTTCTAGTAACGTCTGCGCCACCTTTTTTACCAATTGCAGGATATTTAGCACACCTATGTTTGAAAATTTCTTACGTTTGCTTAATCTATGATCTTTATCCTGATATTGCGATCGCCTTGCAAGTAATCAAAAGAAATCATTGGCTGGCAGGGTTTTGGCGGCAACTGAACAGAATGATGTGGCGTAAATCCAAGGGTATTGTGGTTCTCAGTCCTGATATGAAAAAGAGAGTAATAGCAATCTGTCCAGAAGTAGCAGATAAAGTATCTGTGATTCATAGTTGGGGAGATCCTGACTTAATTGTCCCGATTGCTAAAGAAATAAATTGGTTTGCCGAGGAGCATAATTTAGTCAACAAATTCACTGTCCTCTATTCTGGTAATATGGGCAGGTGTCACGACATGGACACCATTCTGGAAACTGCCAAACAACTACGAAACGAACCTATTCAGTTTGTTTGCATTGGTAGTGGAGCAAAACGAAAAAGTTTCATAGAAGCGGTAAATAAATCAGGAGTAACCAATTTTTTATTTCTACCGTATCAAGACAAACAGGTACTCCCTTACTCCCTGACAGCTTGCGACCTCTCCTTAGTAAGTGTAGAGGCTGGCATGGAAAGTCTTGTTGCTCCCAGCAAGCTTTACCCAGCATTAGCAGCTGGAAGGCCAATAGCAGCGATTTGTTCAAAATATTCTTATTTGCGACAACTCATTGCTGAAGGCAACTGTGGAGTGTGTGTAGAGAATGGAGATAGTCTTGCTCTAGCTGAATTTATCCGTTTGCTAAATAGCGATCGCCAATTAGCAGAACTTATGGGCAAAGCATCACGGCAGTACTTGCAGTCAAATTTTACACCGCAAATTATAGCCAAAGAATATTTCCAGGTTTTACAAAAATCACATTTGTAG
- a CDS encoding ABC transporter permease, protein MKDTISQPELIIEAGRTEGQYWKDLWCYRELFYFLAWRDILVRYKQTSIGIAWALIRPFLTMVVFTVVFGRLAKLPSQGVPYPILVFCAMLPWQFFANSLSECSTSLITNSNLISKVYFPRLVVPTSAVVVSFIDFMISGIILLALMAWYNFVPSWRILFLPLFISIAFAASMGAGLWFASLNVQYRDFRYIVPFIVQFGLYMSPVGFSSSLVPEQWRFIYSLNPMVGVIDGFRWAILGGDTNLYIPGFILSLILVFSLLLSGIWYFRKMERKFADVI, encoded by the coding sequence ATGAAAGACACAATTTCCCAGCCCGAATTAATAATTGAAGCCGGAAGAACCGAAGGGCAATACTGGAAAGACCTCTGGTGCTATCGGGAATTATTTTATTTCCTTGCATGGCGAGATATTTTAGTTCGGTACAAGCAAACAAGCATTGGCATTGCTTGGGCTTTAATTCGTCCGTTTTTAACGATGGTGGTATTTACAGTCGTGTTTGGGCGATTAGCAAAATTGCCATCTCAGGGTGTGCCTTATCCTATCCTTGTTTTTTGTGCAATGTTACCTTGGCAGTTTTTCGCCAATTCCCTCTCAGAATGCAGCACCAGTTTGATTACCAATTCTAACCTAATTTCCAAAGTCTATTTTCCCAGATTAGTAGTACCTACAAGTGCGGTAGTAGTTAGCTTTATAGACTTTATGATTTCTGGAATAATCTTATTAGCACTAATGGCCTGGTACAACTTCGTCCCCAGTTGGAGAATTTTGTTCCTACCCTTATTTATTAGTATTGCCTTTGCTGCTTCAATGGGAGCAGGATTATGGTTTGCTTCCTTGAATGTTCAATATCGGGATTTCCGTTATATTGTGCCGTTTATTGTGCAGTTTGGTTTGTACATGTCACCAGTAGGGTTTAGTAGCAGCCTTGTTCCTGAACAGTGGCGGTTTATTTACTCATTAAACCCAATGGTAGGGGTAATTGATGGTTTCCGTTGGGCAATTTTAGGTGGTGATACAAATTTGTATATACCAGGGTTTATTCTCTCTTTGATTCTTGTATTTTCACTATTGTTGAGTGGTATCTGGTATTTCCGCAAGATGGAAAGGAAGTTCGCAGATGTAATTTAG